agaaatttaatttctcttggCAAACTAGACAGAAAAGGCTATCTGTTCAGAGGTGAAAATGGCACATTGGAGGTTATGAAGAACTCAAGGATTGTCATGAGGGGTGAGAGGAAGCATGGCTTGTACTCATTGGAAGGAGAGGTAGTAGTTGGGTTAGTAGCTTTAGTTTCTATAAGAAACATGTCAAGAACTAAGTTGTGGCATAAAAGGTTGGGGCAAGTGAGTGAAAGGGGTCTAGTGGAGCTCTGTAAACAAGGTTTGCTATGTGGTGACAAAGTGGAGAAACTGAATTTCCGTGAACATCGTGTTTATGGTAAGGCCTGTAGAGCAAAGTTTGGAGTTGGTCAACAAAGAACTAAAGGCACCTTGGATTTGATACATATTGATTTATGGGGACCCTCTAGAATTCTATCTCATTCTGGTACAAGATACTTCCTGACTTGTGTAGATAATTTCTCAAGGAAGTTATGGATTCACATTCTCAAAACTAAGAATGAGGTTTGTGAGACTTTCAAGAATTGGAAAACAATGATTGAGAATCAGGCTGAAAGGAAAATTAAGAGGTTTCATACAGATAATGGTCTTGaattttgttctaatttttttaatgattattgCAAGAAGATGGGAATTGCTAGGCATAAATCAGTTGCTCGAACACCCCAGCAAAATGGCCTAGCAGAAAGGTTCAACAGAACCATACTTTAGAGAGTTAGATGCATGCTCTCAAGTGCAGCTGTCCCAAAGACCTTTTGGGCAGAAGTTGTGACAACAACTTGTTTCTTGATAAAAAGATGTCCATCTACGGCCTTGAACATGAAAACACCCAAAGAAGTCTGGTTTGGTCATCCTTCAACCTATGACAAACTTAGAGTGTTTGGTTGTGCTGCCTATGCGCACATAAGGCAAGACAAGTTGAAACCAAGGGCCTTGAAGCGCATATTTATATGGTATCCAAAAGGTGTCAAAGGCTATAAGTTGTGGTGTCTGGAAGATAGACATAAGAAATGCATTATAAGTAGAGATGTCGTGTTCAATGAGTCTGAAATGCCCTACAAAACAACATCAAATACTAACAAGGGACAATTGGATCCAGCtccagaaaaaaaatgtttgaggtGGAGCCTACTAATACAACTCAgagtaaacaaaatgaaaacatacCACCTGAGGAAGAGTGTCTAGAAGGAACTCAACCTGGTGTTGAAGATAAGACAAATGATTACTTGCTAGCTTGAGATAGGACGAGGAGACAGATCAAACCACCAAAAAAAATTGGCTATGTTGATCTGATGGCTTTCTCCCTTGTAGCTGCTAGTAAAGTTTGGGATGATGAGCCAAAAAGCTACAAGGCTACAATGGCGagtaagaaaaaattgaaatgggAAAAAGCTATGgatgagaaaatgaaatcacTCCATGACAACCACACATGGGAGTTAGTAAAGAAACCAGCTAGCGCCAAGTTAGTAAGTTGTAAATGGGTCTATAAGATGAAAGAGGGGATTCCAGGAGTTGAACATGATAGATTTAAGGCAAGACTAGTTGCTACAGGCTTCACACAGAGAGAAGGCATTGATTACAACGATGTTTTCTCACCAGTTGTAAAGCACAAGTCTATAAGGATACTCCTAGCTATGGTTGCAAAGTTTGATTTGGAACTagaacaaatggatgtgaagacaatttttttatggagAGCTGGAAAAGGTTATCTACATGAGACAACATGAAGGATATGAAGCAAAAGGCAAGGAAGATCATGTTTGTAAGCTGAATAAATCCTTGTATGGTCTGAAACAATCTCCCAGACAATGGACAAGAGATTTGATGATTTCATGTCAAGAATTAAGTTCAACAGAAGTAAGTATGACAGTTGTGTTTACTTCAAATTCAATACACGTAATACCTTCGTTTTCTTActgtttatgttgatgatatcttgctAACAAGCAACGATAAGAGTGAGTTAGCAAAGGTAAAGGCTGAACTTACAAGGGAGtttgaaatgaaaaatttagGTGCTACCAATAAGATTTTGGGAATTGAGATCAAAAGGGACAGAAACCAGAAGTACTTGTTCCTATCTCAAGAGTCATACTTAAAGAAAGTGTCGGACAAGTTTGGAATATCTGGAGCTAAGCCAGTAACCCTACCTATATCCCAACAGTTCAAACTGAGCAATGATCAAGCACCTAGTTCAAAAAGAGACAAGGAATTTATGGCTAAAATTCCTTATGCAAATGCAGTAGGCTCTTTGATGTATGCCATGGTGTTTACTCAACCTGATATAGCATACTCAGTGAGTTTGGTGAGTAGGTTCATGTCAAATCCAAGGAAGGTGCATTGGCAAGCCTTGAAGTGGATTCTGAGACACATCAAAGGTTCACTTAGGAAGGGTATGGTTTATGGTGGAGCTGATAAGAACAGTTATAGTTCAGCTGCAATAGAAGGGTTTGTGGGCTCTAGTTATGCTGGCTGCCTTAACACCAGGAAATCACTCACATGAGCTATCAGTTGGAAAGCAAGCCTGCAAAAGGTGGTGGCTTTATCCACTACAGAGGCAAAGTATATTGCACTGACAGAGGCCGTAAAAGAAGCTCTTTGGCCGAGAGGAATAGCTTAAGAACTCAAGCTTTAAGATCAAATCATCATAGTACACTACGATAATCAAAGTGCAATACACATCGAAAATCAAGTCTATCATGAGAGAACTAAGCATGTGGACATCAAGCTACATTTTGTTACAGAAGTCAAAGATGTAACTATTCAAAAAGTTACTACTGATGATAATCCATCTGACATGATCACTAAAATGTTACCAAGTAGCAAGTTCTATTATTGTTTGGATCTTATTCAACTCAAGTGATCCCTTGTCCATtgttctgtcaaaaaaaaaaattagcagcCATAGTGTTGAtcctttagaaaaaaaaaaattatagctaCTGTACTAAGGTGAAGATTTATAGGTTTTGATCCAGTCAACTATAGGTCTAGTTAACTATATTGACCTGTGCAATTCTATTCATTCTATTCAATTATGTTACTAACTaactttttgttatttcttagAAATGTTAGTTAAGTCTAGTTATCTATAAATAGACTTTATTTTGTACAAATTAAAGAAGAGTTTTGTAATGTGGATTTATATTCATCAATAAAGAAAGTGTCTTGATTAATTGTGTTATGAAAAGAATTCACAACATAGAGAGAGAGATTGCATAGAAAAAGACCAATGCCTTCATGCTTTATGTGATAGTGAAATCCAAATTCTCGATTCTTAAGATCACAATGGCCATTTACGAGCATGAAAGCAGTAACCCATAACCTTTCCAGACAAAGAACATTTTGACTAGATTCCAGTTTGGGTGAGAGTTCCTATTTCTTTGCATGAGGCTTTCGAAGAAGAAAGCTATTTCGCGTGTTACTGTTATCTGCTGAAAATttctatttgtattatttttctataattaagAGTGAAAAAACAAGAATTGCAAACTAAAATACATGATGCgagtttattaaataaataaataatgcgatataaagaagaaaaaaatagatataaagaATGTTATTAGAAAGTATATGCAAGAATATTACAACTCATCCGTTCAAAGAATTCGTAcaattttggaataaaattgTCCTGGTAACATAAAGAATCTTATTAGTTTTTGGGATAGTGCCTTTATTCAGAAGGACCTTTACCTGTTGCATAGAAATTCCAAGTTTGAATGTTACTCTTACTAGTCAACAAGCTATATAATGTTTCGAAAAATCAACCCCTGCCCTTTAAAGCTTAAACCTTTTGGGTGTAACAAGAAGATATTTGggatttcttatttttcattcaaCTAATCTTCATCTCAGCGGGTCGACCCATTCTTGATGTCTCCTTTTGTAGGCTTGAAGGAGTTTACGAGATTAAAAGTAATTATAGACACACACTTGATTATTTCACATCTATAATTGcattttcttatataatttcCTGACAGACCTTTAGAGAACAATTATTTCCTCACCAAAGGACATTTTCATTATTCCAATTATTTGTTAATGGTCTAGACTCATTTGCAAGCCAATTACACACCAATTCTAATTATCTGGTTTGGCAACGCCACCATCAGTGCCAGAAGGGGATGGGTTTGAAAACGACCCTGCACTTTTTCTGTGAGGTGTGGCAAATTTTAGCCTTGGAAAATGGAAATGCAAGCAAAGTACTATGCACTAACTTTAAGCAAACAAAAGCTGGGGGCAAAAGAATACATAGTATGTGtagttacaaaaaaaatgtgcaCTCACTTCATTTCAGGTGGCAGTCCCTATAAGGTTATAATCAACACATGAAATTTACAGGATGAATAATGGACCATTGGGACCACATGCACTATTAGCCCCCCCATGCTGGCACAacatattcaccaaaaaaaattataattctggCACAACATTTTCACTTTTTAGATTTACGGATATATCACGTGTACCTACATGATAGATATATACGATCATCATGTTGCATTCAAACAAAAGATGAAAACTAGCAGTTTTTGCGAGCTGCCTAACCTCTGAAACAAAAACATTGTTACTTgctgtgtctcaacatggtttAGATTGGATTATAACCCGAGCTCCTGAAGCAAGCCTGTAGAGTTAAAATCAAACTCGTCAATCAATGACTGAAAACTGTAAGAAGTAAGAACACACTCCTAAGTCCTAACAATTTTTAAGAACATTAgtagaaaaaagataaagtcAACACTTAACTTTCTTCAATTTTGATCACCCTCTCCTCTTCTCTAAATGAGTCTACCCTCTTAGATTGCTTTCTCCCTGATCCTGCTGAAAGTTCAGTGATTCTTTTGCTGCTACCGATAGATGGTACTGGGGATATGCCTAAACCATAAGTTTTATCCGTGGAATTTCTTGATCCATCAGAAACAGGAGATCTCATGCATTCACTTGGTTGCTGCTTGGTTGATGAAGCCTTAACTGACTGTGGAGCATATTTTGAATTTCCTAAGGATGATGACCCCTCTGTGTCTTGTGATTTCAACTCTTCAGATGTCCTGCGCATTTGTAACAGATGAAACATTGGCCAGGATGAGATGACTAATGTGTTCCTATCACATGCCAATCATAATCAATTAATCTAAAACATGAATCCACAAAGATGgccacaataattttttatcccaAGCCAGTTTTAGCAGCATGTGATATAAAACAAGTTTTATAtcacattaaaataaaaggcTTTAGGAAGATTGAAGAATTTTGTAAACtgcaatttttatttagtaaCAATTTATAAGAGAAATTCTACTTATTCCCAAGGGGCCTCCATCAACTCTACTGCAgaatatattatcaaattatgATGTTATCCCCAACATTTATTCAAAGGGGCATACAAAACATGAAATCCTTGTTCTTCTTTATTATTCCACGGGTCCTTTTTATCAGTTTTAAGTGTTTCACATGATAGGAGTTCGAAATAAACGAATAAAAAACTCAAAAGGATCCAAATCTCCCATTTGTCCAggcttttttgttcttttacttttattttgttttcttttttccttttcccctGTGCGCAGGAGGATGCCTGATATTGGAAGTTCTAAtgatatctatttttttcttagaacaataacttaattaaaaagcAATAAAGCCCCCTTCTTTTGTGCCTTTGAAGCCTCCATTTCCTTCAAACATCTTTCCATACTATCTATCTGAATATAGATCTGAACAAGCATGAGAAAGCATTATATTCCATTAAATAttgttaatcttttaaaaacaaGTTTCAAAAATATAAGTCGGAAAAAATTTTAGAATCTTTCACCTTGAACAAATTCAGAACTGGCAAAGTAATTAGAATAGATATATgctcatttttttaatccaaataaGCGATTAAAGTGAtcttgtttatattttaaaaggagTGAAAGCATAAGCGAAATATGGAAGTAGAGAAATAGAGTGCAGTCATTTAAACTGAGTTTCGAATAGGTAATAACAATTAACAAGCAGCTTCGAGAATTGTTTGTTTCTAACAACAAAATCATTCATTTAATGAGAGAATGAGAATTTGGCTCAATCAGGACAAACTTCAAGTCTGGTAAAAACTCAAAGTAACAGGCATTTTAACACCAGAATTCAAGCATTTTCACCCTTTGTACTATAGCACAACGTATATGTTAATGTAGCCTAATCTAGCATTATTCACTTTTTAAAGAATGACTGTATATGCCAAAAATGAGTCCTACTACTTCATCAGACCTCTAGCAGTCACTTCCTCAGCTTTGAACAAGAGTTCTCCGAAGTTATGACCAAGTGCAGTCCGTGTGCAACCAACCAAACAGCAGTATATAATAAACCATCCAGCTAGCAGATAAGCCATGATTTTGGGAAAGGAAGTAGTAACTCTTCCTAGTGCAAATTTTTCATGTTGCAAGAAATGAATCGAAAGCAAAACCTACCTCTCAGCATTACAAGAAGAAGAGCGTTTCAGAACACCATGTCCATCTCCTTCCTTCAGTACTTTAGACTCAACTACGCTCCCACTATAATATTCTTTGTCTTCCAATTTGAGGCCCATCACCTTTGCTTTCTCCGCTACGCAATCAAAGTCTCCAAACGTAACAGAAGTTGAGAACAACGGGGAGGGGAATTTCGAGTGGGAAAGCCTATCCTTATAGGAAGGAATAAGGCCAACACTATGGTTTTTCACTGATATGGACCCGCACGAGATCAATTGCATCAATAGATTTGATGCTTTCAGCCTTGCATTGGTTTGCATTCGAATGCGTTCCTCTTCCAGAATCCTAAAGCTGTTCATTTTACTCACATCAGCTCTTATCAGGGACTCCAAAGTCTCAGTTTTCCCTCCAGAAGAGGATGGAGTTGAGGGAGGAGGAGAAACAGTATCCCTACAGATTTCAGAATTATATTTCACTTGCGGCACTTGAGTTTCACCTATTTCATGGCATTCAGGTTCTAATGACCCATCATCCTCAGTCGATACACCCCTGGTACAAGTTTTCTGGGTTTCGGGTTTGTTAACATTTTCTTCTGTCTGAGTTGAAGCATCTGCCAATCCATCATTCTTGTAGATTTGGTATTCTGTCAACGGTAAGCTAagagaatcactctttccagctcTAGACTGTGGAGACACATCAGATGAACCGGTTTGTTGTCTTGGGGAAAGGTCATCATCTTCTTGGGAGTTTCTTGTCTCTTTCTCAGTCATGCTAGAAGAAGTGGAAGCCTCATCATGGCTCCTACAAGTAACCGGCTCCGGTAACTGCTTCAGGCTCTGTATTTTCCCATTGCTAATGGGGCCAAAACGTTCTGCAAGGCAAAATCCACAACCATCATAAGATTTCACCAGAATCAAAGAAAACACAACATGATGAAGACAAACAACACATAAACATAACATTCCTGACCTGAATTTGATTCGTAAAATAGCTCAGAGCCTTTGAGAACATACTCACTCCCATGAGCAGgtagaattagatcatcttcaCAGAGATCATGCCACACAAATCCGTTCTTGTAGCTTCtgaataaccaaaaaaaaaaacaaacaactacATATGAAAAATGAACACAAAGCACAAACAATCTGGCCATAGAGTCAAGCAACAAAAAGCTTAACAATCTAGATTGCTTCATCCAACTAAAACTAATAAACATTAAGCAGCGTTGACTTTTCCTAAAATGCAAAAGCGAAACAAGGGATAAGGACAGATCCTATCAAGTCTCATCATTATTCTTTCTTCATCCTCCTTTGCATTTCTCACCACATAAAGAGGAGAcagtaattaattaacaaaagaaCTTGCTCACCTCTTACACGACCATGAATACAAAGAAGTCATGCCTCTACCTCTCAAAGCGTTTAGTCTATCAATCACATCTGCACACAAAGAATCCCTCAAAAAACCACACcccacaaacaaaaacaaaacaaaaatcacaaaaaacttTGAACTTTTCTACCTCTCAAATACAACCCATCAGGGGATGAAAGTGGAACCTCCATGAAATGAGGGTGCTCTAGCTGCCTGTTCCGGCAAAGATAGTAAAGCACCGGCACCTTCCGGTTCTGATGGTACTTTGGGGACTTTTCCGTCCACACTTTTGCCCTCTCTGGACTCACTTGCCGGTACTTCCTCATCCGAGCTTCCATTCCCACATTCACTAACTTGTCAAAATGCAAACTTTCTCCACAACTTGTTACTGGGTTTAAATTGTTAATTCTCTTCCACCATCACTCACAGCACACCATGAATCTTATTGAATAACAAAGCAATaattattaaacaataaaagaaagaccTTTGTTAAAATGACCAATAAGAAATGTCATACAGGAATCTATGTAGTCTCACGTTGGCTTGTTTAGTTGCAAATTAAGAATCAAGCCTAGAAGAACGTGAAGTGTTACAAAATTCCAAATGAATTGGGGGGTTAATGAGGgaatgagaagaaaatggaagagagagaaacagGTGTGAAGAATTATGGAAGAGGGAACTGAAAGTCCCGATATAAAGCGTTGGGAAAGAGATTGAAACAGAGACGAGACAAGAAGTGAAGGTTGCAACTTAGTTCCTGGTAATCTTTTTTGGCTGATTTGATGGACAGATGCGAGTTATGTTCACTCACTTTTCCTTTTGCCTTTTTCACCACTTTTGAAATGTTCTCTAATTAGCATGTAATTACAATTGAAGCTCTAGTTTCAAGATTAATTAATGTTAGTTATAAATGGCAATTTTGTTTATGCACGTTAGTACTATATCTTAGCGGTTCCATTCAAGCGCGgtaaaattcaaacgataatgaATGGTCTAGCATTCACAATCAACTTAATGCTACAAATTTGGCTACAATTCAATGAAAATTCAACTCATTCTTAAGATATCAAATTGTGTAATTTGGACATGCACGGGTCAATATGAATTTATtatgtgtttttggtttgttatAAAGTCTCACATGCTGATTATTTCTCCATTTTATGCATTGGAACGTGCAAATAGGTGTTTGCTGAAACAACAATCAAAACACACACTCAAcccctatattttttttcttgctaaaagagaaaggaaaggaGAGGAGAG
The nucleotide sequence above comes from Glycine soja cultivar W05 chromosome 11, ASM419377v2, whole genome shotgun sequence. Encoded proteins:
- the LOC114373871 gene encoding protein UPSTREAM OF FLC-like isoform X1, with translation MEARMRKYRQVSPERAKVWTEKSPKYHQNRKVPVLYYLCRNRQLEHPHFMEVPLSSPDGLYLRDVIDRLNALRGRGMTSLYSWSCKRSYKNGFVWHDLCEDDLILPAHGSEYVLKGSELFYESNSERFGPISNGKIQSLKQLPEPVTCRSHDEASTSSSMTEKETRNSQEDDDLSPRQQTGSSDVSPQSRAGKSDSLSLPLTEYQIYKNDGLADASTQTEENVNKPETQKTCTRGVSTEDDGSLEPECHEIGETQVPQVKYNSEICRDTVSPPPSTPSSSGGKTETLESLIRADVSKMNSFRILEEERIRMQTNARLKASNLLMQLISCGSISVKNHSVGLIPSYKDRLSHSKFPSPLFSTSVTFGDFDCVAEKAKVMGLKLEDKEYYSGSVVESKVLKEGDGHGVLKRSSSCNAERTSEELKSQDTEGSSSLGNSKYAPQSVKASSTKQQPSECMRSPVSDGSRNSTDKTYGLGISPVPSIGSSKRITELSAGSGRKQSKRVDSFREEERVIKIEERLASGARVIIQSKPC
- the LOC114373871 gene encoding protein UPSTREAM OF FLC-like isoform X2, with the protein product MEARMRKYRQVSPERAKVWTEKSPKYHQNRKVPVLYYLCRNRQLEHPHFMEVPLSSPDGLYLRDVIDRLNALRGRGMTSLYSWSCKRSYKNGFVWHDLCEDDLILPAHGSEYVLKGSELFYESNSERFGPISNGKIQSLKQLPEPVTCRSHDEASTSSSMTEKETRNSQEDDDLSPRQQTGSSDVSPQSRAGKSDSLSLPLTEYQIYKNDGLADASTQTEENVNKPETQKTCTRGVSTEDDGSLEPECHEIGETQVPQVKYNSEICRDTVSPPPSTPSSSGGKTETLESLIRADVSKMNSFRILEEERIRMQTNARLKASNLLMQLISCGSISVKNHSVGLIPSYKDRLSHSKFPSPLFSTSVTFGDFDCVAEKAKVMGLKLEDKEYYSGSVVESKVLKEGDGHGVLKRSSSCNAERTSEELKSQDTEGSSSLGNSKYAPQSVKASSTKQQPSECMRSPVSDGSRNSTDKTYGLGISPVPSIGSSKRITELSAGSGRKQSKRVDSFREEERVIKIEESLLQELGL
- the LOC114373871 gene encoding protein UPSTREAM OF FLC-like isoform X3 — encoded protein: MEARMRKYRQVSPERAKVWTEKSPKYHQNRKVPVLYYLCRNRQLEHPHFMEVPLSSPDGLYLRDVIDRLNALRGRGMTSLYSWSCKRSYKNGFVWHDLCEDDLILPAHGSEYVLKGSELFYESNSERFGPISNGKIQSLKQLPEPVTCRSHDEASTSSSMTEKETRNSQEDDDLSPRQQTGSSDVSPQSRAGKSDSLSLPLTEYQIYKNDGLADASTQTEENVNKPETQKTCTRGVSTEDDGSLEPECHEIGETQVPQVKYNSEICRDTVSPPPSTPSSSGGKTETLESLIRADVSKMNSFRILEEERIRMQTNARLKASNLLMQLISCGSISVKNHSVGLIPSYKDRLSHSKFPSPLFSTSVTFGDFDCVAEKAKVMGLKLEDKEYYSGSVVESKVLKEGDGHGVLKRSSSCNAERTSEELKSQDTEGSSSLGNSKYAPQSVKASSTKQQPSECMRSPVSDGSRNSTDKTYGLGISPVPSIGSSKRITELSAGSGRKQSKRVDSFREEERVIKIEES